From one Nonomuraea polychroma genomic stretch:
- a CDS encoding LLM class flavin-dependent oxidoreductase — protein sequence MKFSIFLNPQIPGSGYAAEENAKAKRPIGRDTESYQKLLHEVREIAVHADQLGFDALMMTEHHFHSEGMEFSVNPLMFLTDLAARTERILLAPLGLVLPAWDPIRAAEDVALLDQFSKGRLRLGVARGYQNRWMNVLGQRWHAAAARSDGSASDTRNFDVFGEVLKIMKLAWTEETLRYKSDVLDYQVPYPYDGIEGWPAQEWTRTFGAPAELDEEGKVVAVSVCPRPYQNPHPELWQPFTISDRSVIRAAQENILPWMFTPNPDDHAAKAKLYQEESARQGRHYKLGEHTGILKIVGIADTTEQAINTFGRSIPKDFAAFFGPFGYLEVLRKKEDEKHKPISPEKGDAKRMNDVEMALFGTPDDVKRGIQRMLDRMPDLEWFGLYMQGQQGVLPLDTVKRNLELFATKVAPEFR from the coding sequence CGCGGCCGAGGAGAACGCCAAGGCCAAGCGCCCCATCGGGCGGGACACGGAGTCGTACCAGAAGCTGCTGCACGAGGTCCGGGAGATCGCCGTCCACGCCGACCAGCTCGGGTTCGACGCGCTGATGATGACCGAGCACCACTTCCACTCCGAGGGCATGGAGTTCTCCGTCAATCCGCTGATGTTCCTCACCGACCTCGCCGCGCGTACCGAGCGGATCCTGCTCGCTCCGCTCGGCCTGGTGCTGCCGGCCTGGGACCCGATCAGGGCGGCGGAGGACGTCGCGCTGCTCGACCAGTTCAGCAAGGGACGGCTGCGGCTGGGGGTGGCGCGCGGTTACCAGAACCGCTGGATGAACGTCCTGGGCCAGCGCTGGCACGCGGCCGCCGCCCGTTCGGACGGCTCGGCGTCCGACACGCGTAACTTCGACGTCTTCGGCGAGGTGCTGAAGATCATGAAGCTGGCGTGGACCGAGGAGACCCTGCGTTACAAGTCCGACGTGCTCGACTATCAGGTGCCCTATCCGTACGACGGCATCGAGGGTTGGCCCGCCCAGGAGTGGACGCGGACCTTCGGCGCGCCCGCGGAGCTGGACGAGGAGGGCAAGGTCGTGGCCGTGTCGGTCTGCCCGCGGCCGTACCAGAACCCGCACCCCGAGCTGTGGCAGCCCTTCACGATCTCGGACCGGTCGGTCATCAGGGCCGCGCAGGAGAACATCCTGCCGTGGATGTTCACCCCCAATCCGGACGACCACGCCGCCAAGGCCAAGCTGTACCAGGAGGAGTCCGCCAGGCAGGGCCGCCACTACAAGCTGGGCGAGCACACCGGCATCCTGAAGATCGTCGGGATCGCGGACACCACCGAGCAGGCGATCAACACCTTCGGCCGCAGCATCCCCAAGGACTTCGCCGCCTTCTTCGGCCCCTTCGGATATCTGGAGGTGCTGCGGAAGAAGGAGGACGAGAAGCACAAGCCGATCTCGCCGGAGAAGGGCGACGCCAAGCGTATGAACGACGTCGAGATGGCCCTGTTCGGCACGCCTGACGACGTCAAGCGCGGCATCCAGCGCATGCTGGACCGGATGCCGGACCTGGAGTGGTTCGGGCTCTACATGCAGGGGCAGCAGGGCGTGCTGCCGCTCGACACGGTCAAGCGCAACCTGGAGCTGTTCGCGACCAAGGTCGCCCCGGAGTTCCGATGA